The following proteins are co-located in the Polystyrenella longa genome:
- a CDS encoding sugar phosphate isomerase/epimerase family protein, translated as MSTEDSQSLSRRTLLATGGAMVAGSFLSGDKSAQATDLPAKPKPSVNDFRYCLNTSTIREQDLGIEREIEIAGELGYDGIEPWIRQLDKYEAEGGSLSDLRKRIEDAGLTVDSAIGFARWIVDDEQERAAGLEQLKVDLDKLQQIGGTRIAAPPTGATNGPALNLLQAAERYRAILDIGQQFGIIPQLEVWGFSENLSRVGESTFVAMESGHPDACLLPDVYHIYKGGSDFNSLHMLGQKAIHVFHLNDYPANPPRDSISDKDRVFPGDGVAPLSAIFRNLHEVGFRGTFSLELFNPTYWKRDPVEVSREGLDKMKTSVQTAFEA; from the coding sequence ATGTCGACCGAGGATTCTCAATCGCTGTCTCGCCGGACTTTGCTGGCAACAGGAGGTGCAATGGTGGCTGGTTCATTTCTTTCCGGCGATAAGTCCGCTCAGGCGACTGATCTCCCGGCGAAGCCGAAACCTTCGGTTAATGATTTCCGCTACTGCTTGAATACCAGTACGATTCGGGAGCAGGACCTCGGTATCGAGAGGGAAATCGAGATTGCCGGCGAGTTAGGTTACGACGGAATCGAACCCTGGATTCGTCAACTCGATAAATATGAAGCCGAAGGAGGATCACTCAGCGATCTGCGGAAGCGGATTGAGGACGCCGGTCTCACAGTCGACAGCGCCATCGGATTCGCACGGTGGATCGTCGATGATGAACAGGAACGTGCTGCGGGCCTGGAGCAGCTTAAAGTCGATCTCGATAAATTACAGCAAATCGGAGGAACCCGCATCGCAGCTCCTCCCACGGGGGCGACGAATGGCCCTGCCTTGAATCTATTGCAAGCCGCTGAACGGTACCGGGCGATTCTGGATATTGGCCAGCAGTTTGGGATTATCCCTCAATTGGAAGTCTGGGGCTTTTCGGAAAATCTATCACGCGTGGGGGAATCAACCTTCGTCGCCATGGAATCGGGGCATCCCGATGCTTGCCTGCTTCCGGATGTTTACCACATCTACAAAGGGGGCTCCGATTTTAATTCGCTCCATATGCTGGGGCAGAAGGCCATTCATGTGTTTCACCTGAATGATTATCCCGCCAATCCACCACGCGATTCGATCAGCGATAAAGACCGTGTCTTTCCGGGGGATGGTGTCGCTCCGCTTTCGGCGATCTTCCGCAATCTACACGAAGTCGGTTTCCGGGGAACCTTCTCGTTGGAGCTTTTCAATCCAACCTATTGGAAACGGGATCCCGTCGAGGTGTCCCGTGAAGGCCTGGACAAGATGAAGACTTCCGTGCAAACAGCATTCGAAGCGTAA
- a CDS encoding sugar phosphate isomerase/epimerase family protein produces the protein MNDPISRRHLLASTMAAGAAYALKPLSHLHAEDKTEVKPQPQMACFTKSFQDWSIPEVCQRFKSIGLDGLDLTVRKNGHINPDKQNVHQELKQAARAADDSGMKILFLTTDITEPNARAEEVLAAAEAIGIRKIKLGYYKYNGFGNLQQQMDQVKQKLASVGQLCARYNVLPCVHIHSGTSIPSDGFMLYELLKDIDPDHVGAYVDALHMTLEGAGDGWRQGLDLLAPWVALCSIKNFQFKAEGRDEQGQLKWDNYNCPVADGITPMPRFMQTMKTIGFTGTYSLHSEYKGGGSFKDLTTEECLEQTDRDLKFVRSLM, from the coding sequence ATGAACGATCCAATATCACGGAGACATCTCCTCGCTTCAACGATGGCTGCAGGCGCAGCTTATGCATTGAAGCCACTAAGTCATCTTCACGCGGAGGATAAGACCGAAGTGAAACCTCAGCCACAAATGGCTTGCTTCACGAAATCGTTTCAGGATTGGTCGATTCCGGAAGTCTGCCAACGATTCAAGTCGATTGGTCTCGACGGGTTGGATTTAACTGTTCGTAAGAATGGCCACATCAATCCCGACAAACAGAATGTGCACCAGGAGCTCAAACAGGCGGCTCGCGCCGCCGATGACTCTGGAATGAAGATTCTGTTTCTCACCACCGATATCACTGAACCTAATGCACGTGCGGAAGAAGTATTAGCGGCAGCGGAAGCCATCGGCATTCGTAAAATCAAACTGGGATATTACAAATATAATGGATTCGGCAACCTGCAGCAGCAGATGGACCAGGTCAAACAGAAATTGGCGTCCGTAGGGCAGTTATGCGCTCGGTACAACGTTCTTCCCTGTGTCCATATCCATTCGGGAACCAGTATTCCCTCTGATGGCTTTATGCTGTACGAGTTGCTTAAAGATATTGATCCGGATCACGTCGGTGCTTACGTAGATGCTCTTCACATGACATTGGAAGGTGCCGGTGACGGATGGAGACAGGGACTCGACTTACTCGCGCCTTGGGTCGCCTTGTGCTCGATCAAGAACTTTCAGTTCAAGGCAGAAGGGCGTGACGAACAGGGCCAGCTGAAATGGGACAACTATAACTGTCCCGTCGCGGACGGAATTACTCCCATGCCTCGATTTATGCAAACGATGAAGACCATTGGTTTCACTGGCACGTATTCATTGCATAGTGAATACAAAGGGGGAGGCTCGTTCAAGGATCTGACGACAGAAGAGTGCCTGGAGCAGACGGACCGCGATTTGAAGTTCGTCCGCAGCCTGATGTAA
- a CDS encoding SMP-30/gluconolactonase/LRE family protein, with the protein MKNYRTWCTGLCFVLLFCGVLFTMNANAAEKGFGKIIRLDDRLNDIIPQKNTVTKLASGFTWAEGPVWIAEGGYLLFSDIPRNSVMKWKEGEGISVFLNPSGYTGHDYYGLEPGSNGLALDKEGQLMSCEHGDRRVSVLTKGGGKRTFIDNYMGKRLNSPNDLVMKSNGDIYFTDPIYGLPDRANDARRELDFCGVYRLSTDGTLTLLTDEMTRPNGLAFSPDESKLYVAQSDPDAAIWREFVVHEDGTLGEDKLFYDITNEVGKKPGLPDGLKVDAKGNLFATGPGGVLIFSPDATLLGVIETGVPTANCGWGNDGHSLYITADSHLLRLETTTKGAGW; encoded by the coding sequence ATGAAAAACTATCGCACTTGGTGCACAGGTCTATGCTTTGTCCTGCTGTTTTGTGGAGTCCTGTTTACGATGAATGCAAATGCTGCTGAAAAAGGCTTTGGTAAAATCATCCGACTGGACGATCGGCTGAACGACATCATCCCACAAAAAAATACCGTTACGAAATTGGCTTCCGGATTCACTTGGGCGGAAGGCCCCGTGTGGATTGCTGAAGGTGGTTATCTTCTATTCTCCGATATCCCTCGCAACTCGGTGATGAAGTGGAAAGAAGGGGAGGGGATCTCCGTCTTCCTCAATCCGTCAGGTTACACCGGGCACGACTATTACGGTTTGGAGCCTGGCTCAAATGGTTTGGCACTCGATAAAGAGGGGCAACTCATGTCGTGCGAACATGGTGACCGCCGTGTCTCCGTATTGACCAAAGGAGGAGGCAAACGGACGTTTATTGATAACTACATGGGGAAACGGCTTAACAGCCCGAATGACCTCGTCATGAAATCGAACGGCGACATTTACTTCACAGACCCCATCTATGGTCTTCCCGATCGTGCAAACGACGCTCGACGTGAGCTTGATTTCTGCGGCGTATATCGACTCTCAACCGACGGCACCTTGACTTTGCTCACCGATGAAATGACACGTCCCAACGGTTTGGCATTTTCTCCCGATGAATCAAAATTGTATGTCGCCCAGTCCGATCCCGATGCTGCGATCTGGCGTGAGTTCGTGGTCCATGAAGATGGTACCCTTGGCGAAGACAAGCTCTTTTATGACATCACCAACGAAGTCGGCAAGAAACCAGGCTTACCGGACGGCCTGAAAGTAGACGCCAAAGGTAACCTGTTTGCCACAGGCCCGGGAGGAGTCCTCATTTTCTCTCCTGATGCGACTCTTCTGGGTGTCATCGAAACTGGTGTTCCCACGGCCAACTGCGGTTGGGGCAACGATGGCCACAGTCTCTACATCACCGCCGACTCGCACTTGCTTCGTTTGGAAACTACAACCAAAGGGGCTGGTTGGTAG
- a CDS encoding porin, protein MFVPSTNSMLLRTTFYLVALLTVAVGLAIECHADEISATENRIEHLERELQLQSSELQQLKQELRLETSIAKIDDGSIRYDRGLILTPGDGSNTPFSLKVNGWFQFRHHDFNSHVESWTDNAGITHPVENRNAFDIERARLVLSGHVLDERLTYFTQIDGDTDGGHQLDFFDYYWAWKFDDSFSIQVGKRKVSASRQWLLGARRTRLIDRPMATDFFRPDRTVGIWAVGDLPGNAYYELMVGNGYRTANLPETSTDDRLTFAGTSYLDPLGDYGNTLDDAKDRDSLLVRVGHSFVYSPTSEATGGSPLPETNFIRLTDGTRLTDTGALAPGVTVSDVDIYFYSIDGAFKYKGWSFDAELYLLWLEQLKGDAALPMTDLMQHGFYVEGGRFLIPQKLDANARYSEIDGFYGRGREIAAGLNYYPLSNPYLRLSFDVTRVIDSPLQNTSSDILVGDDGLLFRTQVQAEF, encoded by the coding sequence ATGTTCGTCCCGTCTACTAATTCAATGCTGCTCCGCACCACGTTTTACCTGGTCGCATTGCTGACCGTAGCCGTGGGTTTAGCGATTGAATGCCACGCGGATGAAATCTCGGCGACGGAAAATCGGATCGAACATTTGGAGCGAGAGCTTCAATTACAGTCGTCCGAACTTCAGCAGCTCAAACAAGAACTGAGGTTAGAAACATCGATAGCTAAGATCGACGATGGTTCGATTCGATATGATCGCGGGCTCATTCTAACTCCCGGAGATGGAAGCAACACGCCGTTTTCGCTCAAAGTCAACGGTTGGTTTCAGTTTCGTCATCATGATTTTAATAGTCATGTCGAATCGTGGACTGATAACGCCGGTATCACTCATCCTGTTGAGAATCGCAATGCTTTCGATATCGAGCGTGCCCGATTGGTACTATCCGGGCATGTGCTCGATGAGCGGCTTACTTATTTCACGCAGATTGATGGGGACACCGACGGTGGTCATCAACTCGATTTCTTTGACTATTACTGGGCGTGGAAATTCGACGACTCTTTTTCCATTCAAGTAGGAAAACGAAAAGTCTCCGCCAGCCGACAGTGGTTGCTGGGCGCACGTCGTACTCGACTAATCGATCGCCCCATGGCCACCGACTTCTTTCGACCAGACCGGACGGTGGGTATCTGGGCCGTGGGAGATCTTCCGGGAAACGCATATTATGAGTTAATGGTAGGGAATGGTTACCGTACAGCGAACCTCCCCGAAACCAGCACCGATGACCGCTTAACTTTTGCGGGGACCAGCTATTTAGACCCGCTTGGTGATTACGGAAATACGCTGGACGATGCCAAAGATCGCGATTCCCTCCTCGTTCGAGTCGGACACTCTTTTGTTTATTCTCCCACCTCGGAGGCGACCGGAGGGAGCCCTTTGCCGGAAACTAATTTCATCAGATTAACCGACGGTACACGACTGACGGACACTGGAGCACTTGCTCCAGGGGTGACCGTTTCTGATGTCGACATCTACTTCTACAGCATCGATGGGGCATTCAAATACAAAGGCTGGAGTTTCGACGCAGAACTTTACCTACTCTGGTTGGAACAATTAAAAGGAGACGCAGCACTCCCCATGACTGACTTAATGCAGCATGGTTTTTATGTGGAAGGGGGACGCTTTCTGATTCCCCAGAAACTTGACGCGAACGCCCGATATTCAGAAATCGATGGGTTCTATGGTCGCGGGCGCGAAATTGCGGCGGGCCTGAATTACTATCCACTCTCCAATCCTTACCTGCGTCTATCCTTCGATGTCACACGAGTTATTGACAGCCCACTCCAGAATACCAGTAGCGATATTCTCGTCGGCGACGATGGTTTGTTATTTCGTACACAGGTTCAAGCCGAGTTCTAG
- a CDS encoding glycerophosphodiester phosphodiesterase family protein, translating to MRSLHSFRANYLKLFSLACISMMSSQGSFADDEPTQIQVVAHRAHHVNFPENTIPAITSAIDIGCDYVELDVRTTADGHLVVLHDSTVDRTTNGHGKLAELTLTEVQSLDAGIKRGEEWKGTRIPTFRECLETCQGKIGVYVDHKNADISQVVRLLNEFDMIEQTIVYCYSAKTVKAYKQHAPQIRVMMGHPDTEEKLKQIMRDVKPETLDGNLSDWTDQQAELARELGAELWFDCLGDSDNKMGWERGLILKATGIQSDRPNELIEFLKTKGLH from the coding sequence ATGCGGTCCCTTCACTCCTTCCGTGCGAATTATCTGAAACTTTTCAGTTTGGCCTGTATTTCAATGATGTCCTCACAAGGCAGTTTCGCAGACGACGAACCCACCCAAATCCAAGTCGTCGCCCATCGCGCACATCATGTTAATTTCCCTGAGAATACGATTCCAGCGATCACATCCGCCATCGACATTGGCTGTGATTATGTCGAACTCGATGTTCGGACGACTGCGGACGGACATCTGGTTGTCCTGCACGACTCCACCGTTGACCGAACCACCAACGGGCATGGTAAATTAGCCGAACTGACTTTGACGGAAGTCCAGTCACTTGATGCAGGCATCAAAAGGGGAGAAGAGTGGAAAGGAACACGAATCCCGACTTTCCGAGAATGCCTCGAAACCTGCCAGGGAAAGATCGGCGTCTATGTCGACCATAAGAACGCCGATATCAGTCAAGTGGTGAGGCTTCTTAACGAATTCGACATGATCGAGCAGACGATCGTGTATTGCTACTCCGCAAAAACAGTGAAAGCGTACAAACAACATGCTCCGCAAATCCGAGTCATGATGGGCCATCCAGACACGGAAGAGAAACTGAAACAAATCATGCGGGACGTCAAACCGGAAACACTCGATGGAAACCTGAGTGACTGGACGGATCAGCAAGCGGAACTCGCTCGCGAACTGGGTGCCGAACTCTGGTTCGATTGCCTTGGCGATTCTGACAATAAAATGGGCTGGGAACGGGGACTCATTTTAAAGGCGACTGGAATTCAGTCGGATCGACCGAACGAGTTAATCGAGTTTCTGAAAACCAAAGGACTTCACTGA
- a CDS encoding glutamate synthase subunit beta, protein MGDPTGFKSIERQLPSDRDAKLRILDWNEFHNHMSEDEMRSQGARCMDCGVPFCHTGDLIANMASGCPVNNLIPEWNDLIYRNRWREALDRLHLTNNFPEFTGRVCPAPCEGSCVLGINEPAVTIKHNEVSIIDRGFEEGWVVACPPESRTGKKVAVVGSGPAGLAAAAELNKAGHEVTVYERSDRIGGLLMYGIPSMKLEKPVVERRVTLLEEEGIKFVTNMEIGKDIQAEQLKKDFDSVVLCTGATKPRDLNMPGREFKGVHFAMEFLHQNTKSLLDSNLEDDNYITAKDKHVIVIGGGDTGNDCLGTSMRHGCKSLVNLEIVPEPPTERAADNPWPQWPKIFRVDYGHEEAAAVFGDDPRQFQVSTVEFIGDDKGNLTGLKTVEVDWSKPIPGGAPFSPIPGTERVLKADLVFLALGFLGPESPVAEQLGVTCDNRSNYEAEYGNYATNVDGVFAAGDCRRGQSLIVWAINEGRGVARECDRYLMGSTQLPG, encoded by the coding sequence ACCGTCAGATCGCGACGCCAAACTGCGTATTCTGGACTGGAATGAATTTCATAATCACATGAGTGAAGATGAAATGCGCAGCCAGGGCGCACGCTGCATGGACTGTGGCGTTCCGTTCTGCCATACAGGCGATCTGATCGCCAATATGGCTTCTGGTTGTCCGGTTAACAACTTGATCCCCGAATGGAACGATCTGATCTACCGCAATCGCTGGCGCGAAGCCTTGGATCGTCTTCACCTGACTAATAACTTCCCGGAATTCACCGGCCGAGTTTGTCCCGCCCCCTGTGAAGGTTCGTGCGTGCTGGGAATTAACGAACCTGCAGTGACGATCAAGCATAATGAAGTTTCCATCATCGACCGTGGATTTGAAGAGGGATGGGTCGTTGCTTGTCCTCCCGAATCGCGTACGGGCAAAAAAGTGGCTGTCGTCGGCTCCGGTCCCGCAGGCCTGGCCGCAGCAGCAGAGCTGAACAAAGCAGGGCATGAAGTCACTGTCTATGAACGGTCTGATCGCATCGGTGGTTTGTTGATGTACGGTATTCCCAGTATGAAACTGGAAAAGCCCGTGGTCGAACGACGCGTTACACTGCTTGAAGAAGAGGGTATCAAGTTCGTTACCAATATGGAAATCGGAAAAGACATTCAGGCGGAACAGTTGAAGAAAGATTTTGACTCCGTCGTGCTTTGCACTGGAGCGACTAAACCTCGCGATCTCAATATGCCTGGACGAGAGTTTAAAGGCGTCCACTTCGCTATGGAATTCCTCCATCAGAACACCAAAAGCCTGCTCGACAGTAACTTGGAAGATGACAACTACATCACTGCGAAGGATAAACACGTTATCGTAATTGGTGGTGGAGACACCGGAAACGACTGCCTTGGAACTTCCATGCGACATGGCTGCAAATCACTGGTCAACCTGGAGATCGTTCCTGAACCACCTACAGAACGAGCTGCTGACAATCCCTGGCCTCAATGGCCTAAGATCTTCCGCGTCGATTACGGTCACGAGGAAGCGGCGGCTGTCTTCGGTGATGATCCACGACAGTTTCAAGTTTCCACGGTCGAGTTTATCGGCGATGACAAGGGTAATTTGACTGGTCTGAAAACAGTCGAAGTAGACTGGTCCAAACCTATTCCGGGTGGGGCCCCCTTCAGTCCGATTCCAGGTACAGAGCGAGTTCTCAAAGCCGACCTCGTTTTCCTTGCTCTTGGTTTCCTGGGCCCTGAATCTCCAGTTGCCGAGCAATTGGGCGTCACATGTGACAACCGCTCCAATTACGAAGCCGAATACGGTAATTACGCGACCAATGTGGATGGCGTTTTCGCCGCTGGTGACTGCCGTCGCGGCCAATCACTTATCGTCTGGGCGATTAACGAAGGCCGAGGCGTCGCTCGCGAATGCGACCGCTACCTGATGGGATCAACCCAACTTCCAGGTTAA